From Erigeron canadensis isolate Cc75 chromosome 8, C_canadensis_v1, whole genome shotgun sequence, one genomic window encodes:
- the LOC122610700 gene encoding probable ubiquitin-conjugating enzyme E2 25 produces the protein MEVVCRKTIDVGDDMEDVHPWLSLMKTTLMKQRTKGSSKQFCNEPETIYVRAYKSRMDLLRAVIIGPDGTPYHGGLFFFDVCFPSNYPDSSPLVHYHSGGLGINPNLFICSEVCLYVPTKSGGWESMWVLGTTTMLQLLVSIQNQILKADPLFNEPTYAILKGSFYGTHASFLYNETIWIKSLKTMMYDFKIFPFFFFYL, from the exons ATGGAGGTTGTTTGTAGGAAGACTATTGATGTGGGTGATGACATGGAGGATGTCCATCCATG GTTGTCGTTGATGAAGACCACCTTAATGAAGCAGCGAACAAAAGGATCAAG cAAACAATTCTGCAATGAACCAG AGACTATATATGTGAGGGCTTATAAATCGAGGATGGATCTTTTAAGAGCTGTAATTATCGGACCAGATGGCACTCCTTATCATGGTGGTCTCTTCTTCTTTGATGTGTGTTTCCCAAGCAACTATCCTGATAGCTCGCCT CTTGTGCATTATCACTCTGGTGGTCTGGGTATCAATCCAAATCTGTTCATCTGCAGCGAGGTTTGTTTGTATGTTCCTACTAAAAGTGGTGGGTGGGAGTCGATGTGGGTGCTTGGCACTACGACTATGCTCCAACTTCTGGTCTCCATACAGAATCAGATTTTGAAGGCTGATCCGCTGTTCAACGAGCCTACATATGCCATTCTGAAAGGCTCTTTTTACGGAACGCATGCTTCATTCCTATACAATGAGACTATTTGGATAAAATCACTGAAAACAATGATGTATGATTTTAAGATTTtcccttttttcttcttctacttGTAG